Proteins co-encoded in one Euleptes europaea isolate rEulEur1 chromosome 1, rEulEur1.hap1, whole genome shotgun sequence genomic window:
- the LOC130480124 gene encoding zinc finger protein 345-like, producing the protein MMEFSGFCLLVWLWQEDSLGEDCNRKVDENYRERCGVSFETTSREVEEEPSGNQEESRRQQENKEEKSGNQSLVLQASSLLKKPVQEKKHKGKRKNEPSESGEILRCKSNFSSHQRIPTGYETYKCSECGKGFSRLVSLTSHKRIHVSEEPSESSECENSFGLSESHTSHQRIHTGQKPCRCSECRKRFRGNTMSTWHQRIHSEGKQYKCLECGKLFRQRAHFTEHKRIHSKEKPYKCLECGKNFTHKQGLTSHQKIHTKEKPYVCLQCGKTFRWSSGLTSHQRIHTKEKPYVCLKCGKTFRWSTALTYHQRIHTKEKPYMCLKCGKTFHTSSPLTSHMRIHTKDKPCVCLECGKTFRLSSSLTSHLRIHSGEKPYQCTVCGKYFSQSAHLTSHRRIHSGEKPYQCQKCGKGFSQSSHLKVHLRIHTGEKPYKCFECGKSFTCSHYLKGHKRIHTGEKPYKCLDCGKSFNQPSSLKVHQRIHTGEKPYKCMECGRSFSRSSTLTMHQTVHTGEKPYKCMECGTSFSRSLTLTMHQRIHTGEKPYKCMDCGESFNQPSSLKVHQRIHTGEKLHRCMECGKRFGSRSQLKLHKRTHMG; encoded by the exons ATGATGGAGTTTTCAGGATTTTGTCTTCTAGTTTGGTTGTGGCAAGAAGATTCATTGGGAGAAGATT gtaacAGGAAGGTTGACGAGAATTATAGAGAACGATGTGGGGTGTCTTTCGAAACAACCAGCCGTGAAGTGGAGGAAGAGCCTTCTGGGAATCAAGAAGAGtcaaggaggcagcaggaaaacaaagAGGAGAAGTCAGGGAATCAGTCTTTAGTTTTACAGGCCAGTAGCTTGCTCAAAAAGCCAgtgcaagaaaaaaaacacaagggaaagaggaagaatgAACCTTCTGAAAGTGGAGAAATATTGAGATGCAAATCCAACTTTTCTTCCCATCAGAGGATCCCTACAGGGTATGAAACTTATAAATGTTCTGAATGTGGTAAAGGGTTCAGTAGGCTCGTCAGCCTCACTTCTCATAAGAGAATCCATGTGAGTGAGGAACCATCTGAGAGTTCAGAGTGTGAAAACAGTTTTGGTCTGAGTGAAAGCcatacttcccatcaaagaatccacacaggccAAAAACCATGCCGATGCTCAGAGTGTAGGAAAAGGTTCAGGGGTAACACAATGTCTACTTGGCATCAGAGAATTCATTCAGAGGGAAAacaatataaatgcttggaatgtggaaagctcTTCCGCCAGCGAGCACACTTCACTGAGCATAAGAGAATCCACTCcaaagagaaaccatataaatgcttggagtgtggaaagaactttacTCACAAACAAGGACTCACTTCCCATCAGAAAAtccacacaaaggagaagccaTATGTGTGCTTGcagtgtgggaaaaccttccgTTGGAGTTCAGGCctcacttcccatcaaagaatccacacaaaggagaagccaTATGTGTGCTTAaagtgtgggaaaaccttccgTTGGAGCACAGCCCTCACttaccatcaaagaatccacacaaaggagaagccaTATATGTGCTTGaagtgtgggaaaaccttccaTACGAGCTCACCCCTCACTTCACATATGAGAATCCACACAAAGGATAAGCCATGTgtgtgcttggagtgtgggaaaaccttccgTTTGAGCTCATCCCTCACTTCACATCTGAGAATCCactcaggggagaaaccgtacCAGTGCACAGTATGTGGGAAATACTTCAGTCAGAGTGCACACCTTACTTCGCACCGAAGAATCCATTCTGGAGAGAAACCCTATCAATGCCAGAAGTGTGGAAAAGGCTTCAGTCAGAGTTCACACCTGAAAGTACACCTaagaatccacacgggagagaagccatataaatgctttgaatgtggaaagagtttcacttGCAGCCATTACCTTAAAGGAcacaaaagaatccacacaggggagaaaccatataaatgcctggactgtgggaaaagcttcaatcAGCCCTCAAGCCTTAAggtacatcaaagaatccacacaggggagaagccgtataaatgcatgGAATGTGGGAGAAGCTTCAGTCGAAGCTCAACCCTTACTATGCATCAAAcagttcacacaggagagaagccgtataaatgcatgGAATGTGGGACAAGCTTCAGTCGGAGCTTAACCCTTACTatgcatcaaagaatccacacaggggagaagccatataaatgcatggaTTGTGGGGAAAGTTTCAATCAGCCCTCAAGCCTTAAggtacatcaaagaatccacacaggggagaagctgcATAGATGCATGGAATGTGGAAAGCGTTTTGGCAGCCGTTCACAACTTAAATTGCACAAGAGAACTCACATGGGATAA